The following proteins are co-located in the Legionella busanensis genome:
- a CDS encoding ABC-type transport auxiliary lipoprotein family protein, with amino-acid sequence MKKITLLILSVCYLLTSCSVKPTITSEYKLDTFSEKKVTNHSNISILVAQPEALAGYDSQDMRYVSKPFELSTYAHNAWVDTPADMLLPLILQSLQRSGYFAVVTSAPITENTDYRLDTQLIELEQNFLTKPSRIDLTVKVVLTHVPDNRVVASEIISEHVTCLSDTPYGGVVAANQATKLFTAQLTDFVVTHTRNDKK; translated from the coding sequence GTGAAAAAAATTACGCTTCTAATTTTAAGTGTATGTTATCTATTAACATCATGTTCTGTTAAGCCTACTATTACGAGTGAATATAAACTAGATACTTTTAGCGAAAAGAAAGTCACTAATCATTCAAATATCTCTATCTTAGTTGCGCAGCCTGAAGCACTAGCCGGCTACGATAGCCAAGACATGCGCTATGTTAGTAAGCCGTTTGAATTAAGTACCTATGCCCATAATGCCTGGGTAGATACCCCAGCAGACATGCTCCTACCTCTAATTTTACAAAGCCTACAACGTTCTGGTTACTTCGCGGTTGTTACATCAGCGCCAATTACTGAAAATACTGATTACCGTCTTGATACACAGTTAATCGAGTTAGAGCAGAATTTTTTAACCAAACCTAGCCGTATTGACTTAACAGTTAAAGTAGTATTAACTCATGTACCCGATAATCGGGTTGTTGCCTCAGAAATAATTAGTGAACATGTAACCTGCCTATCAGATACCCCTTACGGAGGTGTTGTTGCAGCAAACCAGGCAACCAAGCTTTTTACAGCTCAATTGACTGATTTTGTTGTAACCCATACAAGAAATGACAAAAAATAG
- a CDS encoding glutathione S-transferase family protein gives MTNQRIVFGSIVSPFVRKVWISLRLKHLDFEIKEMAPFFEAHKEALLKLNPLGKIPIYQEDNFTLADSSVICAYLEKKYPAPALYPSKPKDYAQCLWYEEYADTVLIPTVNTIFFNKVLARKFNRTPDEAAIKIASEENLPEIFNYLEQQINNKQYLIGSALSLADISIVVAFLNLELAGISIDKTRWEALSIYVGQTAQEPVISEAFTQARERLTKK, from the coding sequence ATGACTAATCAACGAATAGTGTTTGGCTCGATAGTGTCGCCTTTTGTACGTAAAGTTTGGATATCCCTTCGTTTAAAACATTTAGATTTTGAAATTAAAGAAATGGCGCCTTTCTTCGAGGCCCATAAAGAAGCGCTGTTAAAATTAAATCCGCTGGGCAAGATTCCTATTTACCAGGAAGATAATTTTACGCTTGCAGATTCATCCGTAATTTGTGCTTATCTTGAAAAGAAATATCCTGCACCTGCACTTTATCCTTCTAAACCTAAAGATTATGCTCAATGCCTATGGTATGAAGAATACGCGGATACAGTATTAATTCCTACGGTGAATACCATTTTCTTTAATAAAGTTCTTGCCAGAAAGTTTAATCGAACGCCTGATGAAGCTGCGATAAAAATAGCTTCAGAAGAGAACCTTCCTGAAATTTTTAACTATCTTGAACAACAAATTAATAATAAACAATATTTAATAGGTAGTGCGCTTTCATTAGCTGATATCAGTATAGTTGTCGCTTTTCTAAATTTGGAATTGGCTGGGATATCCATTGATAAGACCCGCTGGGAAGCTTTAAGTATATATGTTGGGCAAACAGCACAAGAGCCAGTCATTAGCGAAGCATTTACTCAGGCACGAGAAAGGCTTACAAAAAAATAA
- a CDS encoding hydroxymethylglutaryl-CoA reductase, degradative, producing the protein MPISKDAGKLFQGFSRLTREERFERLVQLGALTVEDLNYLNRGGVQDTILADKLIENVIGYFQLPLGVATNFCIDDEDYVIPLAVEETSIIAALSKTAKWIRQRGNITTWVEGENILGQIQLANVRDFARFSDIFNKNKLFLIEKANEDVAYTMVRRGGGVSDLKLRHLLRDDGGNMAIIHLMMNSCDAMGANIINQVLEYLKEPIEKLTGEQVTMCILSNLNDQKLTTAQVIINDVEPKLGKRLEEASYFAEQDPYRAATHNKGVMNGIDPVLIATGNDWRAVEAGVHAYAAREGRYQAITRWRYNQGQLVGQLTAPIIVGTVGGVTALHPTAKLCLKMMGIKSANHLSRIIAAVGLVQNLGALRALCTEGIIKGHMKLHIDNLLLVAGATDQEIPVLKERLQHLLLINKRISLANANELLLSLRQANIAP; encoded by the coding sequence ATGCCTATAAGCAAAGACGCAGGAAAATTATTTCAAGGATTTTCTCGGTTAACGCGAGAAGAACGATTTGAACGTTTAGTGCAATTAGGTGCGCTAACTGTTGAAGATTTAAATTACTTAAATCGTGGTGGCGTGCAAGATACGATACTGGCAGATAAACTAATTGAAAATGTGATTGGTTATTTTCAACTGCCACTAGGGGTTGCTACCAATTTTTGTATTGATGATGAAGATTATGTCATTCCATTAGCAGTTGAAGAAACCTCAATTATTGCTGCCTTATCTAAAACGGCAAAGTGGATAAGACAGCGAGGTAACATCACTACTTGGGTTGAGGGTGAGAATATCTTAGGTCAAATTCAACTTGCTAACGTTAGAGATTTTGCTCGTTTTTCTGATATTTTTAATAAAAATAAACTATTTCTAATTGAAAAAGCGAATGAAGATGTTGCATATACCATGGTTCGACGTGGTGGTGGCGTAAGTGATTTGAAGCTTCGCCATTTATTGCGTGATGATGGTGGGAATATGGCAATTATTCATTTAATGATGAATAGCTGCGATGCCATGGGTGCTAATATTATTAATCAAGTTTTAGAATACTTGAAAGAGCCGATTGAAAAACTCACTGGTGAGCAAGTCACTATGTGTATTTTATCGAATTTAAATGATCAGAAGCTTACAACAGCACAAGTTATTATTAATGATGTTGAGCCTAAATTAGGTAAGCGTTTAGAAGAAGCTTCTTATTTTGCTGAGCAAGATCCTTATCGCGCTGCGACCCATAATAAAGGTGTTATGAATGGCATTGATCCAGTTTTAATTGCAACAGGAAATGATTGGCGCGCTGTAGAAGCAGGTGTACATGCTTACGCCGCACGGGAAGGACGTTATCAAGCCATAACACGTTGGCGTTATAATCAAGGCCAACTGGTTGGCCAGTTAACAGCACCTATTATTGTCGGAACAGTAGGAGGCGTAACAGCATTGCATCCAACGGCTAAATTATGTTTAAAAATGATGGGTATTAAATCAGCTAATCATTTATCCCGTATTATTGCAGCAGTCGGATTGGTGCAAAATTTAGGTGCTTTAAGAGCGTTATGTACCGAGGGGATTATCAAAGGGCATATGAAGCTACATATTGATAATTTACTATTAGTGGCAGGTGCGACTGACCAAGAGATACCTGTATTAAAAGAACGGCTACAGCATTTACTGTTAATTAATAAACGAATTAGCCTAGCTAATGCAAATGAGCTTTTATTGTCTTTACGTCAAGCAAACATTGCGCCATGA
- a CDS encoding peptide deformylase translates to MLNKKVLKRLSYLFVIFLHSCKISSPQPLNFVSSTSPILHKVIKPVTFPLTNSDKALIKVMKYSILPAQLQKRKAAWSDSVGMAANQWGIDKRIFLFSPKGSDKEIEVIINPDYIPVPTTNNKAIKTEYEWEGCFSLPFKVGYVKRYLAIKAIYQNEQGKIITKYLSGYPARVWQHETDHLNGKLYNDNSLNIYLEEKVFSTKELAEAFYNAMEEEKGRY, encoded by the coding sequence ATGTTAAATAAAAAAGTGCTTAAGAGATTAAGTTATCTATTTGTCATATTTTTGCATTCATGCAAGATATCATCTCCTCAGCCTTTAAATTTTGTTTCTAGCACCTCACCTATTTTGCACAAAGTTATTAAGCCTGTAACTTTTCCTTTAACCAACTCTGATAAAGCACTAATAAAAGTTATGAAATATTCAATCTTACCGGCACAATTGCAAAAAAGAAAAGCTGCTTGGAGCGATTCTGTGGGCATGGCAGCAAATCAATGGGGAATTGATAAGCGTATTTTTTTATTTTCGCCTAAAGGCTCAGATAAAGAAATCGAGGTCATTATTAATCCAGATTATATTCCAGTACCTACTACAAATAATAAGGCCATTAAAACAGAATATGAATGGGAAGGATGCTTTTCGCTTCCCTTTAAGGTTGGCTATGTGAAGCGTTATCTGGCTATAAAGGCAATCTATCAAAATGAACAAGGAAAAATTATAACAAAATATTTAAGTGGCTACCCAGCTCGCGTATGGCAGCACGAAACTGATCACTTAAATGGCAAACTCTATAATGATAACTCTCTTAATATCTACCTGGAAGAAAAAGTATTCTCTACGAAAGAGCTAGCTGAAGCATTTTATAATGCAATGGAAGAAGAAAAAGGAAGATACTAG
- a CDS encoding MlaE family ABC transporter permease produces MNKAKPAARLIFDNENKYYQCQGAWSINYLDELKNTLTLSPEAETDTIVISGAKLDTFDSAGALALHDFINSLKDQNKKITLVDFSKQQEALLNLVDDKKEILNYKSPPNHHKNFLYRIGYESVQKLNQAKGFIALLGDLTAKIFTAFGQWRRFRLPSIASNMDSSGIQALPIVALLSFLIGVVLAYQMGLQLQTYGANGFIAYLSGMAIFREFSPLITAIIVAGRTSSAFTAQIGSMKINEELDAVLTMGLSPTELLVVPKVIALLIMFPLLIFWSDFFSILGSMFMSKWMLDISYYDFLARLKDSVGLRQLLLGLYKAPAFALITSLVGCFQGFLVQANADSIGTQTTKSVVQALFLIIIADAIFSVIYSWMDL; encoded by the coding sequence ATGAATAAGGCAAAACCAGCTGCTAGGCTTATCTTTGATAATGAAAACAAGTACTATCAATGTCAAGGGGCATGGTCAATAAATTACTTAGATGAACTAAAAAACACACTAACTTTAAGTCCTGAAGCTGAGACGGATACTATTGTTATTAGTGGTGCTAAACTTGATACCTTTGATAGCGCTGGTGCATTAGCATTACATGATTTTATTAATTCTTTAAAAGACCAAAATAAAAAGATCACTTTGGTTGACTTTTCTAAGCAGCAAGAGGCATTACTAAATTTAGTAGACGATAAAAAAGAAATACTAAATTATAAGTCGCCTCCTAATCACCATAAGAATTTTCTTTATCGCATTGGTTATGAGAGCGTACAGAAATTAAATCAAGCTAAAGGGTTTATTGCACTTTTGGGCGATTTAACAGCGAAAATTTTTACAGCGTTTGGACAATGGCGACGTTTTAGATTACCAAGCATTGCTTCTAATATGGATTCTTCTGGTATACAAGCCTTACCTATTGTTGCCTTATTGTCTTTTTTAATTGGTGTAGTTTTAGCTTACCAGATGGGTTTGCAGTTACAAACTTATGGTGCTAATGGCTTTATTGCGTATTTATCAGGCATGGCTATTTTTCGCGAATTCTCTCCATTAATTACAGCTATTATTGTTGCAGGTCGGACGAGTTCTGCCTTTACAGCACAGATTGGCAGTATGAAAATTAATGAAGAATTAGATGCTGTATTAACTATGGGATTATCCCCTACTGAACTTCTTGTGGTACCTAAAGTAATAGCTTTACTTATTATGTTCCCTTTATTAATTTTTTGGTCTGATTTTTTTAGTATATTAGGCTCTATGTTTATGTCTAAATGGATGCTTGATATTAGCTACTATGATTTTTTAGCGCGCCTTAAAGACTCAGTTGGCTTAAGGCAGTTATTATTAGGGCTCTACAAAGCACCTGCGTTTGCGCTTATTACCTCTTTAGTTGGATGTTTTCAGGGCTTTTTAGTGCAAGCGAATGCAGATAGTATTGGCACCCAAACAACAAAAAGTGTGGTACAAGCTTTGTTTTTAATTATTATTGCAGATGCCATATTTTCTGTTATTTATAGCTGGATGGATTTGTAA
- a CDS encoding FUSC family protein — protein MMEFKNTTKRACQAAIAITIAELLTYIFQLERGYWVTITAMALTMQTWGDSLRRSLERVSMTILGGCVGTVLYWILPSNHTFILLVMLVFVFFTVYLFSIYHLIGIFALTGVVVFLFALLGEWDLILLRDRILDTALGAGIAILVSRLFLPVKTSVTDVFVNHIEQIQMALNLAFQDEAENDPIIVTQRLYTDFQTLRNNALTISYEFLFHRMTRRDFSVLMTESSFCIQYVIGLIEAYRWIAPYLTPEERERIIFPIETTQANLTTLKKRLKREDYGSMLPPTNLMDLFNKAINDDPKHFSSLDNKALGFFNLMYFFTRLNTRLNDIYYLLSKIR, from the coding sequence ATGATGGAATTTAAAAATACAACTAAACGTGCTTGCCAGGCAGCTATCGCAATTACAATCGCTGAGTTATTAACTTATATTTTTCAATTAGAGAGAGGCTATTGGGTAACAATAACTGCAATGGCTTTAACGATGCAAACTTGGGGAGATAGCTTAAGGCGCTCTCTTGAGCGCGTTAGCATGACTATTTTAGGAGGCTGCGTTGGTACCGTCTTATATTGGATTCTTCCATCCAATCATACTTTTATTCTACTCGTTATGTTGGTTTTCGTTTTTTTCACAGTTTATTTATTTTCTATTTATCACTTAATAGGTATTTTTGCTTTAACAGGCGTTGTTGTTTTTTTATTTGCGCTGCTAGGTGAGTGGGATTTAATTTTACTTCGCGATAGAATTTTAGATACAGCTTTAGGTGCTGGAATCGCTATTTTAGTTAGTCGATTATTTTTACCTGTCAAAACTAGCGTAACCGATGTTTTTGTAAATCATATTGAGCAAATTCAAATGGCACTTAATTTAGCGTTTCAAGACGAGGCCGAAAATGATCCTATTATAGTTACTCAGCGTCTATATACTGATTTTCAAACACTGCGTAATAACGCGTTAACTATTAGTTATGAATTTCTATTTCATCGCATGACTAGGCGGGATTTTAGTGTATTGATGACGGAGTCCTCTTTTTGTATTCAATATGTTATAGGTTTGATAGAAGCATATCGTTGGATTGCGCCTTATTTAACGCCTGAAGAACGTGAGCGTATTATTTTTCCTATTGAAACAACTCAGGCTAATTTAACAACGTTAAAGAAGCGATTAAAAAGAGAAGATTATGGCTCGATGTTACCACCAACCAATTTAATGGATTTATTTAATAAAGCCATTAATGATGACCCGAAACATTTCTCTTCTTTAGATAATAAGGCATTGGGCTTCTTTAACTTAATGTACTTCTTTACTCGTTTAAATACTCGGCTAAATGATATTTACTATTTATTAAGTAAGATAAGATAA
- the pal gene encoding peptidoglycan-associated lipoprotein Pal, with translation MKAKSFSKLGLVAASIVLLASCSKNPNGAGMAYDDGDMAAHGLGQFTRFPGQAPGESYTTQAPHNQLYLFSYDDSNFNPKYMASLNAQSAYLKSHPGARVLLAGHTDERGSREYNVALGERRAHTVAELMRMAGVNRQQLRIVSYGKERPANFGHDDASHAQNRRVEFIYEATR, from the coding sequence ATGAAAGCTAAATCGTTTTCAAAGTTGGGGCTCGTGGCCGCAAGCATCGTCCTGCTGGCATCCTGCTCAAAAAACCCCAATGGCGCTGGGATGGCTTATGATGATGGTGATATGGCAGCACATGGTTTAGGTCAATTCACTCGCTTTCCAGGACAGGCACCCGGTGAATCCTATACAACCCAAGCACCTCATAACCAACTTTATCTTTTCTCTTATGATGATAGTAACTTTAATCCCAAATACATGGCTTCTTTAAATGCTCAATCGGCTTATTTAAAATCGCATCCTGGTGCTCGGGTATTATTAGCTGGACATACAGATGAGCGTGGTAGTCGAGAGTACAACGTAGCATTAGGTGAGCGCCGGGCGCATACAGTTGCAGAACTTATGCGTATGGCGGGCGTTAATCGACAGCAACTTCGTATAGTAAGCTATGGTAAAGAACGACCTGCAAATTTTGGACATGATGATGCATCCCATGCACAAAATCGACGTGTAGAATTTATTTATGAGGCAACAAGATGA
- a CDS encoding MC/SLC25 family protein: MSKSETPSSAQNFSTKHVMNFALVTSYTAISHGFTYPFGTAFNRYQISKTKILSKEDFLNVVFLQQKPSSFWEKIKSLYPGFFSAGSYKLLSRVFKYCGQPLMFEFLNNQIGETVKEHFGDNSKPILQAAAGASIGILELPILHPIDTFKLNKQMGDTNVFLDSVKTKRWALYNGWPLAGFKNILSLSTFFGVTSATRLFISDQGLNKSPLQTLLCASFVGATADTLVTNPVSFIKKRKQVQKSNVSSFSIFKDAVREEGVSVLYRGSFFKIAQTVTRRAIPLALTQYLVEEYANKSEQCSPK; the protein is encoded by the coding sequence ATGTCTAAATCAGAAACACCATCTTCTGCCCAAAATTTTTCTACTAAACACGTTATGAACTTTGCACTCGTAACCTCTTATACTGCTATATCTCATGGATTTACCTATCCTTTTGGAACTGCTTTTAATCGCTATCAAATTTCAAAAACGAAAATTTTATCTAAAGAAGATTTTTTAAACGTTGTTTTTTTGCAGCAGAAACCTAGTTCTTTTTGGGAAAAAATTAAGTCTTTATATCCTGGTTTTTTTAGCGCAGGTTCCTATAAATTATTATCAAGAGTATTTAAGTATTGTGGCCAGCCTTTAATGTTTGAATTTCTCAATAATCAAATTGGAGAAACGGTGAAAGAACATTTTGGTGATAATAGTAAGCCTATTTTGCAAGCTGCTGCTGGTGCGTCGATAGGTATATTAGAATTACCTATTTTACATCCTATTGATACATTCAAATTAAATAAGCAAATGGGTGATACCAACGTGTTTTTAGATTCAGTAAAGACTAAACGGTGGGCATTATATAATGGATGGCCTTTAGCAGGATTTAAAAATATTTTAAGTTTATCAACTTTTTTTGGTGTAACATCAGCTACTAGGCTGTTTATATCTGATCAAGGTTTAAACAAATCGCCTTTGCAAACATTGTTATGCGCTTCTTTTGTAGGTGCAACAGCCGATACGCTGGTCACGAACCCAGTTAGTTTTATTAAAAAAAGAAAACAAGTGCAAAAAAGTAATGTGTCGTCTTTCTCTATTTTTAAGGACGCAGTAAGGGAAGAAGGCGTAAGTGTTTTATATCGAGGCTCTTTTTTCAAAATAGCGCAGACAGTGACCAGGAGAGCAATACCCCTTGCTCTTACTCAATATTTAGTTGAAGAATATGCAAATAAGTCAGAACAATGTAGTCCTAAATAA
- a CDS encoding ABC transporter ATP-binding protein has product MAEPIIEIKGLKNNLGGQWVHSDVNLTVNQGEILAIIGGSGTGKTTILRSLLMLLKPTAGSLKIFGHDLATLSPQEAFRIRQRWGMLFQHSALFSAITVLENVMFPMKEFTSLDTQFMQELAMLKIALVGLPKEAAGKFPAELSGGMQRRAAAARAIAMDPELLFLDEPTTGLDPHSARLFDDLILFLRDTLNLTVVMVSHDMESLKRITDRIAFVGDGQVLSVAPLNELMENQHPLIADYFEKL; this is encoded by the coding sequence ATGGCTGAACCTATCATTGAAATTAAAGGCCTTAAAAATAATTTAGGTGGCCAATGGGTGCATTCAGATGTTAATTTAACTGTCAATCAAGGCGAGATTTTAGCAATTATTGGCGGTAGTGGTACGGGTAAGACAACGATTTTAAGAAGCTTACTTATGTTACTGAAGCCTACGGCTGGGTCTTTAAAAATATTTGGCCACGATCTAGCAACCTTATCACCCCAGGAAGCGTTTAGAATTCGGCAACGTTGGGGTATGTTATTTCAGCATAGTGCCCTCTTTTCAGCAATCACTGTTTTAGAGAATGTCATGTTTCCTATGAAAGAGTTTACTTCTCTAGATACGCAATTTATGCAGGAATTAGCAATGCTGAAAATTGCTCTAGTAGGCTTGCCTAAAGAAGCAGCAGGCAAATTTCCGGCTGAATTAAGTGGTGGTATGCAAAGGCGTGCTGCAGCAGCAAGAGCGATTGCAATGGATCCTGAGTTACTATTTCTTGATGAGCCAACCACCGGTTTAGATCCGCATAGCGCTCGTTTATTTGATGATTTAATTTTATTTTTACGCGACACCTTAAATTTAACCGTTGTCATGGTGAGTCATGATATGGAATCATTAAAGCGTATAACAGATAGAATTGCCTTTGTTGGCGATGGCCAAGTACTATCAGTTGCGCCTCTTAACGAATTGATGGAAAATCAGCATCCATTGATTGCTGATTATTTTGAGAAGCTTTAA
- a CDS encoding MlaD family protein → MEAKTNYTMVGIAVIILASALAIAAIWLSVGLDKKKYNIYAVYIHEAVSGLSPDSPVKYNGVQVGNVAKIELSKLNPQEVKLLLNIAEGTPVTTSTTATLITQGITGNTYVGLSAGSSDLTPLQKLPHEPYPIIPTKPSLFKQLDSVMKDVSENINSVSVRLQEILDKENAANLKKSLANIESFTNTLAKQNQQITSSLKHANVFLKNMADTSKQFPSVIKDLKQGMNKLTTEVGQASQSITTTMESGKTTIDKISQQTLPPILTLVRRLNAIANNLEKVSNQLRQNPSVIIRGTTGPKPGPGE, encoded by the coding sequence TTGGAAGCAAAAACCAACTATACTATGGTGGGCATAGCTGTAATCATCTTAGCGAGTGCACTCGCTATTGCAGCTATTTGGCTTTCAGTTGGCCTTGATAAGAAAAAATACAATATTTATGCTGTGTATATTCATGAAGCCGTGTCTGGTTTAAGCCCAGATTCACCGGTTAAATACAACGGCGTTCAGGTAGGAAATGTCGCTAAAATTGAGTTAAGTAAACTAAATCCTCAAGAAGTTAAACTACTTTTAAATATTGCCGAAGGGACGCCTGTCACGACTAGCACTACTGCGACCTTAATTACACAAGGAATTACAGGGAACACTTATGTTGGCTTATCAGCAGGATCGTCAGACTTAACACCTTTACAAAAATTACCCCATGAACCCTATCCTATTATCCCTACTAAACCATCTTTATTTAAACAATTAGACAGTGTAATGAAAGATGTTTCTGAAAATATTAATAGTGTCAGTGTTCGTTTACAAGAAATTTTAGATAAAGAAAATGCAGCAAATTTAAAAAAATCATTGGCTAATATTGAGTCTTTTACGAATACTTTAGCAAAACAGAATCAACAAATTACCAGCAGTTTAAAACATGCTAATGTCTTCTTAAAAAATATGGCTGATACAAGTAAACAATTCCCATCTGTGATTAAAGATTTAAAACAGGGTATGAATAAATTAACAACTGAAGTGGGCCAAGCAAGCCAAAGTATTACTACTACAATGGAATCTGGTAAAACGACCATTGATAAAATTTCACAACAAACCCTACCACCTATACTAACACTTGTGCGTCGTCTAAATGCTATTGCTAACAATCTTGAAAAAGTGAGTAACCAACTTCGCCAAAATCCATCCGTCATTATTCGAGGCACAACTGGTCCCAAACCGGGTCCTGGAGAATAA
- the fni gene encoding type 2 isopentenyl-diphosphate Delta-isomerase, translating to MQDNFSQFEKRKQDHIKLALLPANQASELNIFDQVILQHEALPDLNFNDLSITSTRFGKSINKPFMVSSMTAGHEKAKAINYTLLAACAKSDWAMGVGSQRRELFDNEAAQEWHSLRHDFPNVSLFSNLGIAQLLEVSLSQLEQLTDVLHADGLIIHCNPLQEVIQPEGTPFFKGCWQKLETLIKRFQLPVIIKETGCGFAASTLQRLNDIGVAAVDVSGLGGTHWGRIEGCRSQGKIQEKVAETFKNWGITTIKSILNAVSIKPQFEIWGSGGVRHGLDAAKLFALGATTAGFAKPILEAALIDSEEVYKLMTTIEYELRVAMFCTGSRVLTDLKGKACL from the coding sequence ATGCAAGATAATTTTAGTCAGTTTGAAAAACGTAAACAAGATCACATTAAACTAGCTTTATTACCCGCTAATCAAGCTTCAGAGTTAAATATCTTTGATCAAGTTATCTTGCAACACGAGGCGCTACCTGATCTTAACTTTAATGACTTATCTATAACGAGTACTCGATTTGGCAAGTCTATTAATAAACCTTTTATGGTAAGTTCTATGACGGCAGGGCATGAGAAAGCCAAAGCAATTAATTATACCTTGCTTGCCGCTTGCGCAAAAAGCGATTGGGCTATGGGTGTTGGTTCGCAGCGACGGGAACTCTTTGATAATGAAGCCGCACAGGAATGGCACTCGCTTCGTCATGATTTTCCTAATGTAAGTCTCTTTAGTAATTTAGGGATAGCTCAACTATTAGAAGTTTCCTTAAGCCAACTAGAACAATTAACAGATGTATTGCATGCTGATGGATTAATTATTCACTGTAATCCTTTGCAAGAGGTTATCCAACCTGAGGGAACGCCGTTTTTTAAAGGGTGTTGGCAAAAATTGGAGACCCTTATAAAGCGTTTTCAATTACCAGTCATTATAAAAGAAACAGGTTGTGGTTTCGCAGCAAGTACTTTACAACGCTTAAATGATATTGGAGTAGCTGCGGTTGACGTAAGTGGATTAGGTGGCACCCATTGGGGCCGTATTGAAGGTTGCCGCTCTCAAGGTAAAATACAAGAAAAAGTAGCGGAAACCTTTAAAAATTGGGGTATTACAACAATTAAAAGTATATTGAATGCAGTCTCAATTAAGCCTCAATTTGAAATTTGGGGCTCTGGTGGTGTGCGTCATGGATTAGATGCAGCAAAATTATTTGCTCTTGGTGCTACAACGGCTGGTTTTGCAAAGCCAATATTAGAGGCGGCATTAATCGATTCAGAAGAAGTTTATAAGCTGATGACTACAATAGAATATGAACTGCGGGTTGCCATGTTTTGTACTGGTAGTCGCGTGCTTACAGATTTAAAGGGGAAAGCATGCCTATAA
- a CDS encoding DUF808 domain-containing protein produces MPGTSLFALIDDIAAALDDIALLTKVATKKTAGVLGDDLALNAQQVIGIHANRELPVVWEVAKGSVVNKIILIPLALLIGFFMPLAVKILLMLGGLYLCFEGFEKIIKRSHQKQDSSIEKIELQAIDMHQFEKDKIRGAIRTDFILSAEIIVITLGTMATTSLTNQIIVLILISLIMTIGVYGLVAFIVKLDDLGFILREKKYPLKQVGMALINAAPLLMKFLAITGTIAMFLVGGSIIGHGSPMIHHYTEHLSLPLSIGANFLIGLISGAMAAALYFSFNKLKAKFKA; encoded by the coding sequence ATGCCTGGAACAAGTTTATTTGCACTAATAGACGATATTGCTGCTGCACTTGATGATATTGCTCTTTTAACTAAAGTAGCAACGAAAAAAACAGCCGGTGTATTAGGCGATGATTTAGCACTTAATGCCCAACAAGTCATAGGTATACATGCAAATAGGGAATTACCTGTTGTCTGGGAAGTAGCGAAAGGCTCTGTTGTTAATAAAATAATATTAATTCCTTTAGCACTTTTAATAGGATTTTTTATGCCCCTCGCTGTTAAGATTTTATTAATGTTAGGTGGCTTATATTTATGTTTTGAGGGATTTGAAAAAATTATTAAGCGTTCACACCAAAAACAAGACAGCTCAATAGAAAAGATAGAGTTGCAAGCTATAGACATGCATCAATTTGAAAAAGACAAAATTCGAGGAGCCATACGGACAGATTTTATATTATCAGCTGAAATTATTGTCATCACATTAGGCACAATGGCTACCACATCATTAACTAATCAAATTATCGTCTTAATTCTAATTTCTCTAATTATGACAATTGGCGTTTACGGTTTAGTCGCTTTTATTGTGAAACTAGATGACTTAGGTTTTATTTTACGCGAGAAAAAATACCCTCTTAAACAAGTTGGAATGGCTTTAATTAACGCAGCACCTCTCTTAATGAAATTCTTAGCAATCACCGGAACAATTGCTATGTTTTTAGTAGGCGGCAGCATTATTGGCCATGGAAGTCCTATGATCCATCATTATACAGAACATTTATCACTTCCTTTGTCCATTGGCGCTAATTTCCTCATTGGCCTTATTTCAGGAGCCATGGCAGCTGCGTTATATTTTTCTTTTAATAAACTTAAAGCAAAGTTTAAAGCCTGA